The genome window AGCTGCCCCGAAATCGTCAACACCCGGGAAATACCGCCATCGTAGAGCACAAAGAACTTGGTCGAATCCGGAAACGTGTTGTTAAAGGTAGAGAAGTCCCGATAACTGGCGTAGGACACTTTGCCTTCGTACGAGAATCCGCCACCGAGCGCTCCTTTTGAACCCCCGTAGATATCCAGCGACTTAACAGTGTTAACTAAAAGTACTTGTGGAGCTAACCACTTGTTTTCGCTTAGTAATGAGCGTAATGTGTTTCGGTTGATATCTCCATCCAGACCGGCAAAGAAATGGATGTTGGCTACCGGAACAACATCGATATCGAGGACCGGAAACGCTCTTGTGTTGTTAATGCCTTGCCGCTGATCGGTTTGGTTGACGGCATTGAGCCCCGCCGTTATGGTAAACAGGGAGGACGTGTACTTAAACGTTGGCTTCACCCGAAACAGGTTTCGGTTATCCACGATGGTGCCGTCCGAACGTTGGGTCACGTAGGCATCAGCTGCCACCAGCGCGAAGACGTTGTCTGTGATGCCCAGCGATCCGTTGAAGTTCGTGCCCCAGTCCGTTTCCGACGCATTGAACCGGTCGCGCAGGGAGGTAATCCCCGTACGCAGGGAGTAATCAATGGCATTCTCGGTATTGGCGTTTTCGATACCCAGCTTCAGGTTAAGGGTATTCAGGTTTTGTTTGATAAGGTCGGGATTAAACGCCGACGAGTTCGCAAATTCGCGGCTGTAACCATAAAAGTTATAGGCATTCCGGTCGTATCCCAGATCGGCCTGGAGCTTAAAGGCGTCGGTCAGGTATTTCCCCGTAATCTTCACGCGGGTATCGCTCTGGGCTGAGTTTTTGCCATCGACGGGGCCAATTCCGGACGACAGATGACGGACGTTACCTTCGAGCGATAAGTTCGAGAGGTTATTGATGCCCACGAAGCCTTCGCCCAAGAACGAGCTGTAGTTACCCGCCCCCAGCTTCACGTAGTTGCTGTAGACGGGTGAATCGTCGGGCTGGGTGGTAGCCGGAGCGAGTACACCAGGCGTAATCCGGGGATCACCGACGGTCAGCTTGCGGTCTTCAAACTCATAGGTGAGTTTCCGTTGTTCGGCCGACGATTTCACCGAAGGAACTTTATTGAATAATCGATTGGCGGGTGGAAGCTCGATCTTCCGGCTCTTTTCGACGGTAATTTCCTGATTATCCACTTCGCCTTCTTTGACCGGCCGCGTTGGCTTTGGCTGCTGCGCCAAAAGCGGGACAGTCAGGGAAAGAAAGGAAAGCGTGAGTAGGGAACGGGTTGGATGAATCATACGGTTCATGTAGGCTTCAGGCTGTAGGCGATACGTTACTCCGCAGAAGACGGCATTCCCGTATCGCCCACGGCCTACAAGCCGAAATTAATTTTTCGACTCCAGGACCGCCAACTTCTGTTTG of Spirosoma agri contains these proteins:
- a CDS encoding TonB-dependent receptor, which gives rise to MIHPTRSLLTLSFLSLTVPLLAQQPKPTRPVKEGEVDNQEITVEKSRKIELPPANRLFNKVPSVKSSAEQRKLTYEFEDRKLTVGDPRITPGVLAPATTQPDDSPVYSNYVKLGAGNYSSFLGEGFVGINNLSNLSLEGNVRHLSSGIGPVDGKNSAQSDTRVKITGKYLTDAFKLQADLGYDRNAYNFYGYSREFANSSAFNPDLIKQNLNTLNLKLGIENANTENAIDYSLRTGITSLRDRFNASETDWGTNFNGSLGITDNVFALVAADAYVTQRSDGTIVDNRNLFRVKPTFKYTSSLFTITAGLNAVNQTDQRQGINNTRAFPVLDIDVVPVANIHFFAGLDGDINRNTLRSLLSENKWLAPQVLLVNTVKSLDIYGGSKGALGGGFSYEGKVSYASYRDFSTFNNTFPDSTKFFVLYDGGISRVLTISGQLAYARKDKFRSTLKGDFFRYGLDRLAEAWGRPQFAGTWTNSYILNKKLFVTADLYFYQGIKNSNVTSNTVYTLKPIYDANIKIDYFLGKQVSAFVSLNNIFNQKYERYLYYQSQGLNFLGGISYSF